From Planococcus halocryophilus, the proteins below share one genomic window:
- a CDS encoding helix-turn-helix domain-containing protein → MKLTGNFLKFTRNMMHLNQYEMAEKLGITRGLLSVIEIGIRGVSERTENRFFEMLKEEQLGLFELTELYSRFKKMNRGR, encoded by the coding sequence ATTTACTCGAAACATGATGCACCTGAATCAATATGAAATGGCGGAAAAGTTAGGAATTACACGGGGGCTATTAAGTGTTATTGAAATAGGCATCCGGGGCGTATCAGAAAGAACTGAAAACAGATTCTTTGAAATGTTAAAAGAGGAACAACTAGGACTATTTGAATTAACGGAACTTTACAGCAGATTTAAAAAAATGAACAGGGGGCGTTGA